The following coding sequences are from one Paenibacillus tundrae window:
- the rpoN gene encoding RNA polymerase factor sigma-54, producing the protein MLGLQLVQEQRVRLAITPEMKQSIHVLTLSSQDLARYLQDAAADNPVLEIEETTARVARLPARLNQGGGSSSYDPLLQIRGAEPTLEQLLASQIRVLALPAQQRAIAIYLAGCVNDDGYLAVDLTEVTSLLGISMDTAMAGLDVLQSLDPAGVGARSLCECLLLQIKRDPSAAAYAEQMVGAGLEALVPFHPGRAGARLAITSQQAQKAYDYISSLNPKPCRSIGSKEYPHYIIPDVAVAVRNGVISIRLCSAGIPRVSINEEYAHWFRDPSTDESWLARTAEARAIIRSVYLRRGTLIRVVAAVLEEQERFMSEGPSGLKSLSMTAVADNIGMHESTVSRAVHGKYVQTPHGVFELKAFFTSGIATTQGDQMSASAVKLRLKALIATERADRPFSDSALATLLQKEGIILSRRTVAKYREELQILSSLERKRWG; encoded by the coding sequence ATGCTCGGATTGCAGTTGGTGCAGGAGCAGCGTGTACGACTGGCCATCACACCAGAGATGAAACAATCCATTCATGTATTAACGTTGTCCAGCCAGGATTTGGCTCGATATCTTCAGGATGCAGCAGCAGATAATCCCGTTCTAGAAATTGAAGAAACCACAGCACGAGTAGCTCGGCTCCCTGCGCGGCTGAATCAAGGTGGAGGAAGCTCTTCTTATGATCCGTTACTCCAGATCAGAGGAGCTGAACCTACGCTTGAACAGTTGTTGGCATCACAGATTCGTGTGCTCGCACTGCCTGCACAGCAGAGAGCAATTGCCATATATTTGGCTGGATGTGTCAATGACGATGGTTATCTCGCGGTTGATCTGACTGAGGTGACTTCGTTACTCGGTATATCCATGGATACGGCGATGGCAGGACTGGATGTGCTGCAATCGCTCGACCCGGCGGGTGTTGGTGCCCGTAGTTTATGCGAGTGCTTGCTTCTGCAGATAAAGCGTGATCCATCTGCTGCTGCTTATGCGGAACAGATGGTGGGCGCAGGACTGGAGGCCTTAGTTCCCTTCCATCCAGGCCGAGCAGGTGCAAGGTTAGCGATCACTTCTCAACAAGCGCAGAAAGCTTATGATTATATTTCGAGTTTGAACCCTAAGCCTTGCCGCTCCATCGGCTCCAAGGAGTATCCGCACTATATCATTCCGGATGTGGCTGTAGCTGTTCGAAACGGAGTGATTAGTATTCGACTGTGCTCAGCAGGTATCCCGCGAGTATCTATTAACGAAGAGTACGCTCATTGGTTCAGAGATCCTTCTACGGATGAGTCTTGGCTGGCACGTACGGCAGAAGCAAGAGCGATCATTCGTAGTGTATATTTGCGGCGAGGGACATTAATACGCGTGGTGGCAGCGGTACTGGAGGAGCAGGAGCGGTTTATGTCTGAGGGGCCATCTGGATTAAAATCACTAAGCATGACAGCCGTTGCTGACAACATTGGCATGCATGAGTCAACAGTTAGTCGCGCCGTCCACGGGAAGTATGTTCAAACGCCGCATGGCGTATTTGAATTGAAGGCTTTCTTCACTTCGGGCATTGCAACAACTCAGGGAGACCAGATGTCGGCATCGGCAGTAAAGCTGAGGTTAAAAGCATTGATTGCCACGGAACGTGCAGATCGCCCGTTCTCCGACAGTGCCTTAGCTACATTGCTGCAAAAGGAAGGCATCATCCTCTCGCGTAGAACGGTCGCGAAGTACAGGGAAGAGCTCCAGATTTTATCCTCGCTTGAGCGCAAGCGATGGGGATAA
- a CDS encoding aspartate ammonia-lyase yields the protein MSTRTEKDFIGEKEIPDYAYYGIQTVRAVENFPITGVPVHRELITALAAVKKAAAVTNMELKMLPRKIGDVIVMAAEEMMKGHHIDHFIVDSIQGGAGTSMNMNMNEILANRGLELLLQNKGDYFHCNPNNHVNMSQSTNDVIPTALRIAAYHLSETLLKTMQRLQDAFRKKEQEFDDVVKVGRTHLQDAVPIRLGQEFGAYARVLGRDMERLDFANRRLLTINLGATAVGTGLNAKPEYIVKVTEHLADITGLKLQTAEDLVDATQNTDAYMELSAALKVCAVNLSKICNDIRMMASGPRAGFNELRLPPRQPGSSIMPGKVNPVMAEVINQVSFQVMGNDHTICMACEAGQFELNVMGPVIAFNLLQSLKIMNNGIDVFTRYAVEEMEANRERCEIIMKQSFSVITALNPHLGYDVAASIVKEALKTGASLQEIILERGLLTPEELEEILHPEQMTTPGIAGERFLLNMEQ from the coding sequence ATGTCCACAAGGACTGAGAAAGACTTTATCGGTGAAAAAGAAATTCCTGACTATGCGTACTACGGAATACAGACGGTACGGGCAGTAGAAAACTTCCCCATTACCGGCGTTCCCGTGCACCGCGAACTAATCACGGCTCTGGCTGCTGTTAAGAAAGCAGCGGCAGTCACGAATATGGAATTAAAAATGCTGCCACGCAAAATTGGCGATGTGATCGTTATGGCTGCTGAAGAAATGATGAAGGGTCATCATATTGATCATTTTATTGTAGACTCCATTCAAGGTGGTGCGGGCACCTCCATGAATATGAATATGAACGAAATTCTTGCCAATCGTGGACTGGAGCTGCTGTTGCAGAACAAAGGGGACTACTTCCACTGTAATCCCAACAATCATGTCAATATGTCCCAATCAACGAACGATGTCATACCTACAGCCCTTCGCATCGCAGCCTATCATCTGTCGGAAACTTTACTGAAGACAATGCAACGGCTTCAGGATGCCTTCCGTAAGAAGGAGCAGGAATTCGACGATGTTGTCAAAGTAGGACGTACCCACCTTCAGGATGCGGTGCCGATTCGACTTGGACAAGAATTCGGTGCGTATGCTCGGGTGCTTGGTCGTGACATGGAACGTCTCGATTTTGCTAATCGCCGCTTGTTGACCATCAACCTTGGTGCTACGGCTGTAGGTACAGGTCTGAATGCCAAGCCGGAATACATCGTTAAGGTTACAGAGCATCTGGCGGATATTACAGGATTGAAGCTGCAAACGGCAGAGGATCTCGTGGATGCTACTCAGAATACAGATGCTTACATGGAGCTGTCTGCTGCGCTGAAAGTATGTGCAGTCAATCTCTCCAAAATCTGTAACGATATTCGTATGATGGCTTCAGGTCCCCGTGCAGGCTTCAACGAACTGCGTCTGCCACCGCGCCAACCAGGCTCATCCATTATGCCGGGTAAAGTGAATCCTGTTATGGCTGAAGTCATTAATCAGGTATCCTTCCAGGTAATGGGTAATGACCATACCATCTGCATGGCTTGTGAAGCAGGTCAATTCGAACTGAATGTCATGGGCCCTGTCATTGCGTTTAACTTGTTACAATCATTGAAAATCATGAATAATGGTATCGACGTATTTACCCGTTATGCTGTCGAAGAGATGGAAGCAAACCGGGAACGCTGTGAAATCATTATGAAACAGAGCTTCAGTGTCATCACAGCTCTCAACCCACACCTCGGTTACGATGTGGCAGCCTCAATTGTAAAAGAAGCATTGAAAACAGGTGCTTCTCTGCAAGAAATTATTCTGGAGCGAGGTCTGTTGACCCCAGAAGAGCTTGAGGAAATTTTGCATCCAGAGCAGATGACTACACCAGGTATTGCTGGTGAGCGATTCCTGCTTAATATGGAGCAATAG
- a CDS encoding methyl-accepting chemotaxis protein, with the protein MKWTLGAKTVAGLVLISIITYGTSGFFIFFLQDWFSFNIPSWLYISIVLVMGVCWNGILGYFASRWLTRPIVRLAKAAQQVSSGDLTTEIPQRRTADELTVLYDAFRAMVTNLRGIVNDIADSTRTTSQNAQSLSEAITQAAEQIEMMSDAVDHIAVGVEEQKVTSQQSLVTADEMLGDFQRMQNQSMGMAEMSGQMERSVEHTKETFSSLMKGMDELAVSHNRSRDIMVLLEKEASDIEAITQSVKNIAEETGLLALNASIEAARAGEEGAGFAVVAQQIRKLADESKDSVHRINELISRVQQRIRDTAQLIHEQHGLVVNESQRTINVDQTLQELTGSVEVFMRGAHDIGLKIADQTGRVELTHGHVKQIQGKAGSFSDEAKRIMSAAHEETAIMEEISSSAEELRQLTDRLMDKTKAFRMQP; encoded by the coding sequence ATGAAGTGGACTTTAGGCGCAAAGACAGTCGCAGGTCTGGTATTGATTTCAATTATTACATATGGAACTAGCGGCTTTTTTATATTTTTTCTCCAGGATTGGTTCTCATTTAATATTCCAAGCTGGTTATACATTTCAATCGTTCTTGTGATGGGGGTATGCTGGAACGGTATCCTCGGTTATTTTGCATCACGCTGGCTAACTCGTCCAATTGTACGTCTGGCCAAAGCGGCGCAGCAAGTTTCATCGGGAGACCTGACTACGGAGATTCCGCAGCGTCGTACCGCTGATGAGCTTACGGTTCTGTACGATGCTTTTCGGGCAATGGTAACGAATCTACGTGGCATTGTGAATGATATTGCGGATAGTACACGGACAACATCCCAGAATGCCCAGTCGCTAAGTGAAGCCATTACACAGGCTGCTGAGCAAATAGAGATGATGTCAGATGCGGTAGATCATATCGCTGTCGGCGTAGAAGAGCAGAAAGTGACATCACAGCAATCATTAGTGACTGCCGACGAGATGCTTGGCGATTTTCAACGTATGCAGAATCAGTCCATGGGCATGGCTGAAATGTCCGGTCAGATGGAACGTTCGGTGGAGCATACGAAGGAGACTTTCTCTTCCCTGATGAAAGGGATGGACGAGCTGGCTGTATCGCATAACCGTTCTCGTGACATTATGGTTCTACTTGAAAAGGAAGCTTCGGATATTGAAGCCATTACGCAATCCGTTAAGAATATCGCAGAAGAAACGGGACTGCTTGCCCTTAATGCATCCATCGAGGCTGCACGGGCAGGAGAAGAGGGCGCTGGATTCGCTGTCGTTGCACAACAGATTCGCAAGCTCGCAGACGAGAGTAAAGATTCCGTACATCGGATTAATGAGTTAATTAGCCGGGTTCAGCAGCGGATCAGAGACACTGCTCAATTGATTCACGAACAGCATGGGCTTGTCGTGAATGAATCCCAGCGGACGATTAACGTAGATCAGACGTTACAGGAGTTGACGGGATCTGTGGAGGTGTTCATGAGAGGTGCGCATGATATCGGCCTCAAAATCGCGGATCAGACGGGACGCGTAGAATTGACACATGGTCATGTGAAGCAAATCCAAGGTAAAGCAGGTTCATTCTCGGATGAAGCCAAACGGATTATGAGCGCTGCACATGAAGAAACGGCGATTATGGAGGAAATTTCTTCTTCTGCCGAAGAGCTGAGACAATTGACTGATCGTTTGATGGACAAGACCAAAGCATTCCGGATGCAGCCTTGA
- a CDS encoding stalk domain-containing protein, which yields MKKKVVLGLMVGTLTLGIGTGALAATGLEPIKAYLNSKITLKLNGETVTAKDANGKAVLPITYNGTTYLPVRAVGTLLGTEISYDGATSSVLIGGTNGSTPVTNNKLTLSSLGTSVLGSTAWHTKDPAETSYKGKDYKDVYLHNDPSTQGSDIQINTGKKYSSLHVELAALKGNQKIQVVDQDRTVLKTVNITPEDGLISLDVDVKGTEAVYVEIVAEDPGSALFVPLTTSYLTN from the coding sequence GTGAAGAAGAAGGTTGTACTTGGATTGATGGTAGGCACACTGACGTTAGGGATTGGTACTGGAGCATTGGCCGCAACGGGATTGGAGCCAATTAAAGCATACCTCAACAGCAAGATTACGCTGAAGTTAAATGGGGAGACGGTGACAGCAAAGGACGCTAACGGCAAGGCCGTATTGCCCATTACCTATAACGGAACGACGTATTTGCCGGTTCGTGCGGTGGGTACACTGCTTGGAACTGAAATTTCATATGACGGGGCAACTTCTTCCGTCCTGATCGGTGGGACAAATGGGTCAACGCCAGTAACGAACAATAAATTAACATTAAGCTCTTTGGGAACATCGGTGCTCGGATCTACTGCATGGCATACCAAAGATCCTGCGGAGACATCATACAAAGGCAAGGACTACAAAGACGTGTATCTGCATAATGATCCTTCGACACAAGGAAGCGATATCCAGATTAACACGGGCAAAAAATATTCATCCCTTCATGTGGAACTGGCAGCTCTTAAAGGCAATCAGAAGATTCAGGTTGTTGATCAGGATCGGACTGTCCTGAAAACAGTGAATATTACGCCAGAAGACGGCTTGATAAGTCTAGACGTGGATGTTAAAGGCACAGAGGCTGTCTATGTCGAGATCGTAGCTGAAGATCCGGGTTCAGCGCTGTTTGTACCGCTCACAACATCTTATCTAACAAATTAA
- a CDS encoding ring-cleaving dioxygenase codes for MLIKGLHHVSALTARASNNYQFYTNVLGLRLIKKTVNQDDVSVYHLFYGDEKGNPGTELTFFEIPMAGETREGVNSISATSLRVPSDAALTYWLQRFDEYEVPHGEITERGGRLTLSFTDFENQRLILVSDEHNSGVPGGKPWDRSPVPAEYGIIGLGPIHLTVQDASLTTPVLTDLLGFRSKGSYPALVTGQPDILVFESGDGGSGTEVHVEERNDLPIERPGRGSVHHVAFRVDNEEELKQWVDRVSNFKFPNSGFVDRFYFRSLYFREANGILFELATDGPGFDTDEELEFLGESLALPPFLEGRRKEIEAQLKPLDTVIR; via the coding sequence ATGTTAATCAAAGGACTTCACCACGTATCGGCTTTAACCGCACGCGCTTCTAATAACTATCAATTCTATACCAATGTCTTGGGTCTTCGCCTTATCAAAAAGACGGTCAATCAAGATGACGTATCAGTATATCACCTCTTCTATGGCGATGAGAAAGGTAACCCTGGCACAGAGCTTACCTTCTTCGAGATTCCAATGGCTGGCGAGACACGCGAAGGCGTGAACAGCATCTCGGCAACATCCCTGCGTGTTCCGAGCGATGCAGCTCTTACGTACTGGCTACAACGTTTCGATGAGTACGAAGTACCTCACGGTGAAATTACGGAGCGGGGTGGTCGATTGACCCTTTCCTTTACGGACTTCGAGAACCAGCGTTTGATTCTAGTCTCAGATGAACACAATTCAGGTGTCCCTGGAGGAAAACCGTGGGATCGAAGCCCTGTACCTGCTGAATACGGTATTATTGGTCTTGGTCCAATCCATCTGACGGTTCAAGATGCGTCGCTGACAACCCCTGTTCTTACGGATCTGCTTGGCTTCCGCTCTAAAGGTTCATACCCTGCTCTGGTTACAGGCCAGCCCGACATTCTGGTCTTTGAATCCGGTGACGGCGGAAGTGGTACTGAGGTGCATGTAGAAGAACGAAACGACTTACCAATTGAACGTCCTGGTCGAGGAAGTGTTCACCATGTTGCCTTCCGTGTAGACAACGAGGAAGAACTGAAGCAATGGGTAGACCGTGTAAGCAACTTCAAATTCCCGAACTCAGGTTTTGTAGATCGCTTCTACTTCCGTTCCCTGTATTTCCGAGAAGCCAATGGCATCCTGTTCGAACTTGCCACCGATGGCCCTGGCTTCGATACGGACGAAGAGCTTGAATTTCTCGGTGAATCTCTAGCCCTGCCACCATTCTTGGAAGGTCGCCGCAAAGAGATTGAAGCACAACTCAAACCACTCGATACCGTTATTCGTTAA
- a CDS encoding TIGR02206 family membrane protein — translation MAFPSWLDPFDAEPFVFFSKSHLWAMACIAVGLLLTYLFRNELRAMSDRTRRNIRIYLALFMFGCEIVLQAWYIYGGVWSLRTSLPLELCSLSLLLSGVVLLTRSRLLHSALLFAGIAGALMAIVTPNLGYAYPHFRFIQFFTAHACIILALLYMTWVEQLRPTWRSVVASMVFVNVAAFVVYIMDVILDANYMFLRHKPDTASVLDLLGPYPVYILGEEILAIVMFSLMYGLFFAIPARVRSRMKRDRGTTF, via the coding sequence ATGGCATTTCCCTCATGGCTCGACCCATTTGACGCCGAACCCTTTGTCTTTTTTTCCAAATCACATCTGTGGGCCATGGCATGTATAGCCGTTGGACTCTTACTAACATATCTGTTTCGAAACGAATTGAGAGCAATGTCTGATCGCACAAGGCGGAACATACGTATCTATCTGGCTTTGTTCATGTTCGGCTGTGAGATTGTGCTGCAGGCCTGGTACATCTATGGAGGTGTATGGAGCCTACGAACCTCGTTGCCTCTTGAACTGTGTAGTCTTTCGTTGCTACTATCCGGGGTTGTATTGTTAACTCGTAGCCGCTTGTTGCATAGTGCGCTGCTCTTTGCTGGCATTGCGGGAGCCCTTATGGCGATTGTGACGCCGAACTTGGGATATGCCTATCCGCATTTTCGTTTTATTCAATTTTTTACTGCACATGCCTGTATTATTCTTGCTTTACTCTATATGACTTGGGTGGAACAGCTTCGTCCAACCTGGCGTTCTGTTGTGGCTTCCATGGTATTCGTTAATGTGGCGGCATTCGTTGTGTATATTATGGATGTAATCCTTGATGCGAATTATATGTTTCTTCGACACAAGCCTGATACTGCTTCAGTGCTTGATTTATTAGGGCCTTATCCTGTCTATATTTTAGGAGAAGAGATTCTTGCTATAGTGATGTTCTCACTGATGTATGGTTTATTCTTTGCCATTCCAGCGCGAGTAAGAAGCCGGATGAAGAGAGATAGAGGTACGACGTTCTGA
- a CDS encoding SDR family oxidoreductase: MTEQRLEGKVAIVTGGGSGIGQATAIRFAEHGAKVYLLDRTPENAEETKNSIENIGGEAHVIECDISKPDQVQQAINQVAESAGQLDIVFANAGINGSMAPIETMEIEDWDQTMEINMRGTFATIKYAIPHMKERGGSMIITSSINGNRVFSNIGFSAYASSKAGQTAFTKMAALELAQYKIRVNAVCPGAIDTNIDDNTYPSDDLKEVQIPVEFPEGHEHPLKDEAGSSKQVANVVLFLASDESSHVTGTRIYVDGAESLLRG; this comes from the coding sequence ATGACTGAACAACGTTTAGAAGGTAAAGTAGCTATTGTTACAGGAGGTGGATCAGGTATAGGTCAAGCAACTGCCATCCGATTTGCCGAGCACGGCGCTAAAGTGTATTTGCTGGATCGAACACCTGAGAACGCGGAAGAAACAAAAAACTCCATTGAAAATATCGGTGGCGAGGCACACGTTATCGAATGTGATATATCTAAGCCCGACCAGGTACAGCAGGCCATTAATCAGGTTGCAGAAAGCGCTGGCCAACTGGATATCGTCTTTGCTAATGCAGGTATCAATGGTTCGATGGCGCCCATCGAAACGATGGAAATCGAAGACTGGGATCAGACCATGGAGATCAATATGCGTGGTACCTTTGCAACGATTAAATATGCGATCCCCCACATGAAGGAACGTGGCGGCAGTATGATCATCACAAGTTCAATCAATGGTAATCGTGTGTTCTCCAATATCGGATTTTCTGCATACGCTTCCAGTAAAGCTGGACAAACTGCATTTACAAAGATGGCCGCACTCGAACTTGCACAATATAAAATCCGCGTAAATGCCGTCTGTCCGGGCGCAATCGATACCAATATTGACGATAATACCTATCCATCCGATGACCTCAAGGAAGTTCAGATTCCTGTCGAGTTCCCTGAAGGGCATGAGCATCCGTTGAAGGATGAAGCCGGTTCTTCTAAGCAGGTAGCCAACGTGGTGCTCTTCCTCGCTTCGGATGAATCTTCCCATGTAACGGGTACACGCATCTATGTCGATGGTGCAGAATCCCTGTTACGCGGCTAA
- a CDS encoding YqkE family protein: protein MAKSKKHTPAPKAAQDKPTTLKDLLSSDVLEKLKAQADEAKAAEAQRKEQERIKADEARKAEQKRRDNDFEYLLNNSSLDWKKHK from the coding sequence ATGGCAAAATCGAAAAAACACACACCTGCTCCCAAGGCAGCTCAGGATAAACCAACGACCTTGAAGGATCTGCTAAGCAGTGATGTGCTTGAGAAATTAAAGGCTCAGGCAGATGAAGCCAAAGCCGCAGAAGCTCAGCGGAAAGAGCAAGAGCGCATCAAGGCAGACGAAGCGCGCAAGGCCGAGCAGAAGCGCCGAGATAATGATTTTGAGTATTTATTAAATAACAGCTCTCTGGATTGGAAGAAGCATAAATAA
- a CDS encoding peptidylprolyl isomerase yields MINRRKKSIAASLIMALLLIVISGCGRPSNSATPAPVEPEGPNPVATIEMEDGQKIVIELYPDIAPNTVNNFISLANKGFYDGTIFHRVIPGFMIQGGDPDGNGRGGPGYSIKGEFNSNGHKNTLLHTRGVISMARADSLDSAGSQFFIMLGNAEHLDNTFASFGKVTEGMEVVDAIAAQQRGDQDRPLTNQVMKKVTVDTHGLEYPEPVKMP; encoded by the coding sequence ATGATTAATCGTCGGAAAAAATCAATAGCTGCATCGCTGATCATGGCGTTACTGCTCATTGTTATTAGTGGTTGTGGTCGCCCTTCCAATAGTGCGACGCCAGCTCCGGTAGAGCCTGAAGGCCCTAATCCTGTCGCTACCATTGAAATGGAAGACGGGCAAAAAATTGTTATTGAGCTATACCCGGACATTGCTCCAAATACGGTGAATAACTTTATTTCACTCGCGAACAAAGGATTCTATGACGGTACGATCTTTCACCGCGTTATTCCAGGCTTCATGATCCAAGGTGGCGATCCAGACGGTAACGGTAGAGGTGGTCCAGGTTATAGCATCAAAGGTGAATTTAATTCTAATGGTCATAAAAACACCCTGTTGCACACACGTGGAGTTATCTCTATGGCACGTGCGGACTCATTGGATTCAGCGGGATCACAATTTTTCATTATGCTTGGAAACGCGGAGCATCTGGATAACACCTTCGCTTCGTTCGGCAAAGTGACAGAAGGTATGGAAGTCGTTGACGCGATTGCAGCTCAGCAGCGTGGTGACCAAGATAGACCCCTTACCAACCAAGTGATGAAAAAAGTAACGGTGGACACCCACGGGCTGGAGTATCCAGAACCGGTGAAGATGCCTTAA
- a CDS encoding MFS transporter has translation MNFSWKRNLAILWIGVFFCSTAYSISIPFLPLFLSNDLGVQNHLEFWSGLAFGITFLASALVSPFWGSLADKYGRKPMLIRSGYSLAVLYLINYFVQDPYSLIVVRLFQGLLAGFVPAAIALVGTNTPEEKTGYALGVMSTAGATGGIIGPLIGGIVSHYYGNRNAFLFSAIVVLVSALIATFWVREENFNRNKPRSHVMDDIREARANRVFITVLGMMGICTFSVMILEPLLTVYVMEMGVQPDRASLSSGIIFSAVGVATVIMAPRWGKIGSRIGFGKVLIIGLVGGAVGNLLQFFTTGYIGFGILRFVYGLFFAAVFPAINAMIVQVTDSSFRGRAFSLNQSAAQIGTMAGPIIGGILGGWLPIRWIFIINGIALLATAIVAKWSGLEHKLPGASQAPTKGKT, from the coding sequence ATGAACTTCTCGTGGAAGCGTAATCTGGCGATTTTGTGGATCGGTGTATTTTTTTGCAGTACAGCATACTCGATATCTATTCCGTTTCTCCCACTGTTTCTGAGCAACGATCTTGGTGTTCAGAATCACTTGGAGTTCTGGTCAGGTCTTGCATTTGGCATTACCTTTCTGGCAAGTGCGCTGGTGTCTCCGTTCTGGGGATCACTAGCTGACAAATACGGGCGTAAGCCCATGCTGATTCGGTCAGGATACAGCCTTGCGGTATTGTATTTAATCAATTATTTCGTGCAAGATCCATATTCTCTCATTGTGGTACGTCTGTTTCAAGGATTGCTGGCTGGTTTTGTTCCGGCAGCGATTGCCCTTGTAGGTACGAATACACCAGAAGAGAAGACAGGCTATGCCCTTGGAGTGATGTCCACGGCAGGGGCTACCGGTGGAATTATCGGTCCCTTAATTGGTGGGATTGTCAGTCATTACTATGGTAATCGGAATGCTTTCTTATTTTCGGCAATTGTTGTATTAGTCTCGGCGCTGATCGCAACGTTCTGGGTGAGGGAAGAGAATTTTAATCGGAATAAACCGCGCTCTCATGTGATGGATGATATTCGTGAAGCCAGAGCGAATCGTGTGTTTATTACGGTGCTTGGTATGATGGGCATATGTACTTTTTCCGTAATGATCTTAGAGCCTTTACTGACGGTATATGTAATGGAGATGGGCGTTCAGCCAGATCGAGCCTCCTTAAGCTCAGGAATTATATTCTCTGCGGTGGGTGTGGCTACAGTCATCATGGCGCCTCGTTGGGGCAAGATCGGTTCACGAATCGGATTCGGCAAAGTGTTAATCATCGGATTGGTTGGCGGGGCCGTGGGTAATTTGTTGCAATTTTTCACCACAGGTTACATTGGATTTGGCATACTTCGGTTTGTCTATGGACTGTTCTTCGCAGCAGTCTTCCCAGCGATCAATGCCATGATTGTACAAGTAACGGATTCGAGCTTTCGTGGCAGAGCGTTCAGCCTCAATCAATCTGCTGCTCAGATTGGCACAATGGCAGGGCCGATTATTGGCGGTATTCTCGGTGGCTGGCTACCGATCCGGTGGATCTTCATCATTAATGGTATCGCGTTGCTAGCGACTGCCATCGTTGCTAAGTGGTCTGGTCTGGAGCATAAGTTGCCTGGTGCGAGCCAAGCTCCTACGAAGGGCAAAACGTGA